TGCCTCCTTCCCATCACCTTGTTAATTGATTAGATTATCTTTTCTCTAAAACCACCTCTTTTTCTGAGCAAGTATTGAAAATCTCTATTACTTGTATCTCTAcaaattttgattggttctaCTATACAAAAGCTCTGATTTATGTGTCAATAACTTGTATGTATCGAatctttcaaattttaattcATGTAATGGCATCATAGTACCATTGGCGAACCTTCTTGAACTGATCTTATTAATTGTTTCTTTTTAGGGAATCAAGCCTGCATCATTGGTGAAGGTAAAGGACCCTGTAGTGAGacaatttattgaaaaatgCATTTCAAATGCTTCCGAGAGGTTGCCTGCAAGAGAGCTTTTGATGGATCCTTTTCTACTATCAGATGAGGAGAATGAAAGTTTTGGTCGATCTTTGCGACCAACTCCCTCTCATTTAGGTAAAAATTCAAAAGTGCCTTCCTACTATCTGAGCCTTTAATTTATTTCTTTCTACCAAAAGAACTCAAGTTGTTGTCCATCCCTCtctttggtgaaaaaaaaaggtgagaaagatgaagcatttgagGGAAGCCGAGACTTTATGgtgaaaagtcaaagaaaagatgTCGACACAATATTCCTCAATCTACGGATTGCTGATTCTACAGGTTTTCCATATATgattctagttcaattttttgaGGCAATGTTGTTTATATGAGCATCCTAATCAGCAATGAGACTACCTTTTTGCCCACAGGTGATGTTCAAAACATTCAGTTTCCATTTGATATCGAGGAGGATACCTCAATAAGTGTTGCTAGTGAAATGGTCCAGGAATTGGACTTGACAGATCAAGATGTTACAGCCATCGCTGGGATGATCGATGCTGAAATCCGTGCCCACGTTCCTGGGTGGACACCCAAAGAAACTCCAGGAGATAATATGGGTGGGGATACCTATGAATTAGAAAGTAAAGATGAGCTATCCCCGATGACAAGTGACTCCGGTCTTTCTTTAGGTGGTTTGGTCCTGGATCGACTTCCTTCAGGTCGCATGTATTGGTCAGACTCCCCCAAATTACTCATTGGAAGCCCTCAAGTTCAGCATTCATCATCAAACTTTGTTTCTCAGAATAATTTGAATAGCAATGGTGATTTGATTAAAGATATTGAAGAATCTCTATGCGAAGACAAAACCGGAGGAGGTTATCCTAACGGTGTGACTTCACCcaaacagaaagaagaaatctCACTTTTGACTCTTGGAACTAATGATAACATGGACACTGAACAACATGATGGGTCCTCTTCTAATGAGATTAGTAGAAAAAATAGTAACGATGATGGTCCTGTTGATTCACAGTTTTCAGTTAATCAAAATGTGAGCGACAATAAAGAACATCCACCAGGTGAGAATTGTGAAGTGTTGGTGGAAGTAGAGTCGGAAGATGTCACAGTTGTCGTGGAGAAACTGGAACATTTATTGGTAATGCAACAAAAGGAGTTGGATGAACTAAGGAGGAAGCATTATCTAGCAATAGCAAATCTCCTAAAGGAAATGCCTCCCGAAACTAGTGACAAAGTTTTATCAATTTGTCATTCAAAGGTTTCTCGTTTCAGGGTGGACGGTGAGTCACATGAATTGGACAATATTGCAAATGCTACCATGTCTAACAATCTTATTGAGCAGGGCAAGGTTGTCGGTATGCTAGAAAGCTAAGATTATGTTTACATTGTCGGAGGAGTTAGGAGGCTAGACTCTCCATCTAAAGATTTTGCTAGTGGATAGGTTTCTAGAGATAGGTCCAATATGTTAAGAGGAGAATGATGGGTATTGCTGTCATTTTGAGAGATGCTTCCACCTCATAGTTTAGGAGGAGGCCTCATGCTTTGAGCATTGGATAACAAATTCAAGGAAGAACTTAAGCATGAAAGGTGCAGCTCAATGGCTCTGTTCTTCACCAAAATTCTATAATGCTATAAGGGGCAGATTGTCAGATATAGCCTATACCTAATCACAAGTTTGTTCATGGTTGAAAGAACAGATATATCCTAGACCCGATCCTAAGTTTGTCCACGCATGAAAGAAATTGGTTTTCCTTTAATACTCAGGTTGATTGACTTGTATATCTATAGATCGACCTAGCCCATAACTGGGTGGAATATACACTGTACAGAACGATGTTTTCTTCAATTTAACAGCATTTGGGTTTCCACCTCAATGTGGTGGCATATCGGcaaattatttttgttcttgtgCAATATATGTTGGTACATTTTTGAAAAAGCAGGTTACCTATGGGGGCTGTTTGCTATTGTATTTGATTCATTTCAAACATTAGAATAGAGTGATGGTGGGTTTTCCTTTGTGATATATGTTCTGATTGTAAGATGGGTGGGAAATTCCAATTATTAATGAAGTGCTTTGAAATGTGGGGAACACCCCATGATTTGATGGTTCCTCGAGTGCTAGATTGAAATTGTTATGGATTCGATATTACAACTTACATATGTTTCTGTCAtattataattacattaaattCTAATGGGACTTTCagattcaatttctttttcttccgtTCTATACAATGCAAAGACCATACATTTTCCTGCCTTAACCAATTGCaatctaaaaataaatttttgccTTCTCAAACTGCCAACTGAATGCATTTGAGGGAGGAATCTTTCTGTAAATGCAGTCTCTCTCTCATTATTGATGTTTTGATCTTTGGCTTGATTTTTCTCCGTTGCATGTTTCTTTTGGATTCTAGTCACTGCTGTAGAAACAGGAAGTCTTCTTTCATAGAATatttatttaagaaaaaaaaattcagatacAGTACAAGCAGAAGCTGATGAGAGTCCCTCTGTTGCCAGGTGGTGACTTATTTTATGATGGCAATATAGGATTGATCACCCTCCCATTGTCTAGAAGTTTTTGCCCATAATTGCTAGTTTATGGGATAGTATTACACAAATTGTGTTAACCTGCTGAACGTTTGCACATCCATAAAATTTTTACAGGGTTCCTTAATATCAAGCAAAacaggaggaaaaagaaaaagcccCCAGTCCCCTAATTCCCAGAGTGCTCCTCTTTGAGCTGGTGTACCACTTGCCATGCAATCTGTAAAGAGAGTGGTCTAATCTGGCTCATAATTGATGTGTTCATCTTGCCCTGCTTTagtcttccttttttttttttgttctgaaaCCTGCAGCAATAGCCATTCCTTGGGGGCAAGGAAAACAAGTGCCCGTTTGATAACTTTACGGGTGTTTgtgttctggttatgtgctgagaaacagtaaaacagttttttcattttctgtgctgagaaaccgttttgaCCCGTTTGATAAATCTGTTCTTgaaaacaagcaaaaaaaaaattttttttttatttttatttttataaattaacaaaaatatatGTTTGGCAcatttttccaattttataaaaaaacataatgaaCGAATATATGAGTTTTTATCAGAcacattttttcaattttcagcCAAGAAACAACAGAACATGTCCAATATGTAAAAAAGCTTTCAATCTAGATTGATCCAATAGGGGAATCGGGATTATACTTGGCTGATTTGGATTCAAATTTACTGGTTTGATCGAGCTGATTCTGATTTTCTGTGGATCCCCAGTCCCCACCCACATAAAAGAGATCTtgatctggatctggatcaatcTGATTGTGATTTTTAATATCCCAGTCGATCCCCAAACGAAACTTGAAATACCATTTCGCTCTTGTTTCATCATCgtggtgggtgggtgggtggggtcGGAGTTTGAATGGCTGAGATGGTAGCCTGGTGGGGGTCACATGGGTCTGATACTCTGATGTAACGTTTCGGTACCTTTGTGGGTCAGGGGAattaaaatggatttttatccGCTCTAGAATTGGAAGCTTTGCTGTGCGCAGTGAtgcgcagcagcggccatgtgtgcacagtgagacccattgtgcacacatgtccgctgctgcgccgcacgatggcACAGCAGTGAACAAAAATCCGATTAAAAGTCTCTTCGTGCTCTCCCAATCTCTCGCTTTCTTGCGTCTCTTGCCTTGGCCCTTGGGTCCTCTCACTCAAATTCACAGTGAGAGGAGCTTGAGCTTTGTAGGGTAGTAGTAGTCCTAATAGCTGCCATGGCAATTTCTTTTACTGCTACGGCCACAGCTTCACCGAAGCTTCTCTTTACAGcctcctccccttcttcttcttcatccaatTCTACTTGTACGCCCAGTTATCTTCCCCTCTCAAATGGGAGAAGCCGCACTAAAGGAAGCCTCGCCATTAAAGCAgcccctctcctctcctcttctttcacCAATCCCTCCAGCATTTTCTGGTTGACTTCCACCGAGGCCGGGAGGAGCCACCGCCGCTCCTTCACTGTTCGAGCCGCTAGGGGCAAGTTCGAGCGCAAGAAACCCCACATCAACATCGGCACCATAGGACATGTCGACCACGGCAAGACCACTCTCACTGCCGCTCTCACTATGGCCTTGGCCGCCGTCGGTAACAGTGCTCCCAAGAAGTACGACGAAATCGATGCCGCCCCTGAGGAGCGTGCCAGAGGCATCACGATCAATACCGCTCACGTCGAGTACGAGACTGAGAACCGCCACTACGCCCACGTTGACTGCCCTGGCCACGCCGATTACGTCAAGAACATGATCACCGGTGCTGCTCAGATGGATGGTGCCATCCTTGTCGTCTCTGGTGCCGATGGCCCCATGCCCCAGACCAAAGAGCACGTCCTTCTTGCCAAGCAGGTTGGCGTCCCTAACATGGTCGTTTTCCTCAACAAGCAAGACCAAGTAGACGATGAGGAGCTCCTCCAGCTCGTCGAATTGGAGATCCGTGAGCTCCTCTCCTCCTATGAGTTCCCCGGTGACGATGTCCCCATTGTCTCCGGTTCCGCGCTCTTAGCCCTAGAAGCCCTCATGGCTAATCCTTCCATCAAAAGAGGGGAGAGCCAGTGGGTCGACAAAATCTACGAGCTGATGGATGCAGTCGACGATTACATTCCCATCCCTCAGCGCCAGACTGACCTTCCCTTCCTCCTCGCAGTCGAAGATGTCTTTTCCATTACTGGCCGTGGGACCGTGGCTACGGGTCGTATTGAGAGGGGCGCCATCAAGGTCGGAGACACTGTTGACCTTGTGGGCCTTAAGAACACCCGCAACACCACCGTTACGGCTCTCGAGATGTTCCAGAAGACCCTTGATGAGGCCTTCGCCGGAGAAAATGTTGGTCTTCTCCTCCGTGGTATCCAGAAGGATGAGATCCAGAGAGGTATGGTTCTTGCCAAGCCAGGCAGTATCACTCCCCACACCAAGTTCCTTTCCATAGTCTACGTGCTCAACAAGGAGGAAGGTGGCAGGCACTCCCCTTTCTTTGCGGGATACAG
The nucleotide sequence above comes from Telopea speciosissima isolate NSW1024214 ecotype Mountain lineage chromosome 3, Tspe_v1, whole genome shotgun sequence. Encoded proteins:
- the LOC122655713 gene encoding elongation factor Tu, chloroplastic-like, whose amino-acid sequence is MAISFTATATASPKLLFTASSPSSSSSNSTCTPSYLPLSNGRSRTKGSLAIKAAPLLSSSFTNPSSIFWLTSTEAGRSHRRSFTVRAARGKFERKKPHINIGTIGHVDHGKTTLTAALTMALAAVGNSAPKKYDEIDAAPEERARGITINTAHVEYETENRHYAHVDCPGHADYVKNMITGAAQMDGAILVVSGADGPMPQTKEHVLLAKQVGVPNMVVFLNKQDQVDDEELLQLVELEIRELLSSYEFPGDDVPIVSGSALLALEALMANPSIKRGESQWVDKIYELMDAVDDYIPIPQRQTDLPFLLAVEDVFSITGRGTVATGRIERGAIKVGDTVDLVGLKNTRNTTVTALEMFQKTLDEAFAGENVGLLLRGIQKDEIQRGMVLAKPGSITPHTKFLSIVYVLNKEEGGRHSPFFAGYRPQFYMRTTDVTGKIYSIMNDKDEESKMVMPGDRVKMVVELIVPVACEQGMRFAIREGGRTVGAGVIQLIIE